From a region of the Syngnathus scovelli strain Florida chromosome 19, RoL_Ssco_1.2, whole genome shotgun sequence genome:
- the LOC125986687 gene encoding transmembrane protein 106B: MGKWYSHLLKPTTHHEDGLTSRLEDSPTEDGKGGDVSQFPYVEFTGRDSVTCPTCQGTGRIPRGQENQLVALIPYSDQRLRPRRTKLYVTASVVVCLLLSSLAVFFLFPRSIDVAYVGVKSVYVSYDKEKHSVYLNITNTLNITNNNYYSVEVANITAQVEFVNTVIGKSRIINTTAIGPLDMKQIDYVVPTVIADEMSYMYDYCTLQSIKVHNIVFMMQVTVTTTYFSHAEQVSQEMYQYVDCGGNTTSNSGMTKPFSIPHPE; encoded by the exons ATGGGGAAGTGGTACTCCCATTTACTGAAACCGACTACGCATCACGAGGATGGCCTCACCTCTCGCCTCGAAGATAGTCCAACAGAAGATGGCAAGGGTGGGGATGTCTCCCAGTTTCCATATGTGGAGTTTACAGGACGAGACAGCGTGACTTGTCCGACATGTCAGGGCACCGGAAGGATCCCGAGAG GGCAGGAAAATCAACTTGTGGCATTAATTCCATACAGCGACCAAAGACTTCGCCCTCGCAGGAC GAAGTTGTACGTAACAGCATCCGTTGTTGTCTGCCTGCTGCTATCCAGCCTGGCCGTCTTTTTCCTCTTCCCTCGATCCATCGACGTGGCTTACGTCGGGGTCAAGTCGGTCTACGTTAGCTACGACAAAGAGAAGCACAGTGTCTATCTGAACATCACG AACACTTTGAACATCACCAACAACAACTACTACTCTGTGGAGGTGGCCAACATCACAGCTCAGGTGGAGTTTGTCAACACAGTGATTGGGAAATCCCGTATCATTAACACCACTGCCATCGGCCCTCTCGACATGAAGCAG ATTGACTATGTGGTCCCCACTGTCATTGCAGACGAGATGAGCTACATGTA TGACTACTGTACTCTGCAGTCTATCAAGGTTCACAACATAGTCTTCATGATGCA AGTGACGGTCACCACCACGTACTTCAGCCACGCCGAGCAAGTGTCACAGGAGATGTACCAGTATGTCGACTGTGGGGGGAACACCACTTCCAACAGCGGAATGACCAAGCCGTTTAGCATCCCGCATCCCGAGTAA
- the LOC125986688 gene encoding ADP-ribosylation factor-like protein 4A, which produces MGNGLSEFTCLLPFQPLHIVILGLDCAGKTTVLYRLRFDEFVNTVPTKGFNTEKIKASLGDSRRTASFHFWDVGGQEKLRPLWRSYTRCADGMVFVVDSVDAERMEEAKTELHKITRLAENQGVPVLVVANKQDLRNSLTMTEMEKMLALGELSAATPWHLQPACAIIGEGLPEGLAKLHAMIAKRRKLLRQQKKKRKR; this is translated from the coding sequence ATGGGGAACGGATTATCCGAATTCACCTGCCTCTTGCCCTTCCAGCCTCTACACATTGTCATCCTGGGATTGGATTGCGCCGGCAAGACCACGGTGCTATATCGGCTGCGATTCGACGAGTTTGTCAACACTGTCCCGACCAAGGGTTTCAACACCGAGAAGATCAAAGCGTCGCTCGGGGATAGCCGGCGGACAGCGTCCTTTCACTTCTGGGACGTAGGAGGTCAAGAGAAGCTTCGACCTCTGTGGCGTTCCTACACCCGCTGCGCCGACGGCATGGTGTTTGTGGTGGACTCTGTGGACGCCGAGCGCATGGAGGAGGCCAAGACGGAACTGCACAAGATCACCCGGCTGGCAGAGAACCAAGGCGTGCCCGTGCTGGTTGTGGCCAATAAGCAGGACTTGAGGAACTCACTGACCATGACGGAGATGGAGAAGATGTTGGCTCTGGGCGAGCTTAGCGCCGCCACGCCCTGGCACCTGCAGCCGGCTTGCGCCATCATCGGCGAGGGCCTGCCCGAAGGCCTCGCCAAACTGCACGCCATGATCGCAAAGAGGCGCAAGTTGCTGCGacaacagaagaagaagaggaagagatgA
- the LOC137839705 gene encoding lamin-A-like codes for MESIVVNEWKRLDLELMEQTKEIKARYTKEESNLQELQDLKALLNSTLEEKRSLEAENRDLKTQLQQNRIQVKSISSEFRQLKNELAAREAPPSPRMEDASGSSTVFVYSQSVSRKRKRPNDTDSEGSSVVQNPVINISQQSFSRKRKRPNDMDSEGSSLVQNVEMHFTQNLGVRGSNTNNDA; via the exons ATGGAGTCCATAGTGGTCAATGAGTGGAAACGTCTGGATCTGGAGCTGATGGAGCAAACCAAGGAGATCAAAGCAAG GTACACGAAAGAAGAATCCAATCTGCAGGAGCTGCAAGACTTGAAAGCCTTGCTGAACTCGACGTTAGAAGAAAAGCGTAGCCTTGAGGCAGAAAACCGAGATCTGAAGACGCAG CTCCAGCAGAACCGGATCCAAGTGAAGTCCATTTCATCTGAATTCAGACAGCTCAAAAATGAG CTTGCAGCCCGTGAGGCACCCCCGAGTCCAAGGATGGAAGATGCAAGTGGCTCCTCGACCGTGTTCGTTTATTCCCAATCCGTCAGCAGGAAGAGGAAGCGTCCTAACGACACGGACAGCGAGGGTTCGAGCGTCGTCCAAAACCCTGTGATTAACATCTCTCAGCAGTCCTTCAGCAGGAAGAGGAAGCGTCCTAACGACATGGACAGCGAGGGTTCGAGCTTGGTCCAAAACGTTGAGATGCACTTCACCCAGAATTTGGGCGTAAGGGGGAGCAACACAAACAACGATGCCTGA
- the atat1 gene encoding alpha-tubulin N-acetyltransferase 1 isoform X1, with product MEFPFNVNQLFPERFSILDKSLVVEHASPKRADLQSHIATVIDELGRASAKAQKLTTPVTSATKLQSQHHEVYLMKDGESNGECGVIVGFLKVGYKKLILLDRRGEHTEAEPLCVLDFFVAENLQRHGYGLELFHFMVQHKNIDPVLMAYDRPSPKLLSFLAKHYCLTQSVPQVNNFVVFDGFFNNKSVAKLRTIPLKKPDSEIKPYSIVEREAVRREERSLPWPLASSQCSLSVGSSPTRAALGVRRDQRPNFPRNEPSRERRASQQGQVAREGLYSRHMDSRSLGRPLAGLRSAKEQAHLSQRLPKLQSRLHTPPTLSATEDNALCWPTSPGRRKLRLGTDAEVADGEKELPAPNDEAALVVEQGHVSVVSRGPLSEDGLSKMEERCELQGTGALIMLLPALSFSEDDRNEQDVALLSALLQLKQLQRASTWHCPLPLVILVPGPDGITCNTGKLEEELMLPMLVKDGLISEYMLLFIPESTNDMQGSKSLAALCVGLCPAHLHLSHFAAAPWRNSWRPT from the exons ATGGAATTCCCTTTTAATGTTAACCAATTGTTTCCAGAGAGGTTCTCCATTTTGGACAAGAGCCTTGTTGTTGAACATGCGTCTCCGAAAAG AGCAGATCTTCAATCTCACATTGCCACTGTTATTGACGAACTGGGGAGAGCCTCTGcaaag GCCCAAAAGCTAACAACACCTGTCACGAGTGCTACCAAGTTGCAGTCTCAGCATCATGAAGTCTACCTGATGAAGGATGGAGAAAGCAATGG AGAGTGTGGCGTAATTGTGGGATTTCTCAAAGTTGGATACAAGAAGTTAATATTGCTA GACCGCCGAGGTGAGCACACAGAGGCCGAGCCACTGTGCGTTTTGGATTTCTTCGTAGCCGAGAACTTGCAGAGACACGGATACGGGCTGGAGCTGTTTCATTTCATGGTGCAG CACAAGAATATAGACCCTGTGCTGATGGCGTATGACAGGCCCTCTCCCAAATTGTTGTCTTTCCTGGCCAAGCATTACTGCCTAACACAGAGTGTTCCTCAG GTCAATAACTTTGTTGTGTTTGATGGCTTCTTCAACAACAAATCAG TGGCCAAATTAAGAACGATTCCCCTCAAAAAGCCCGACAGCGAGATCAAGCCCTATTCCATCGTGGAGAGAGAAG CGGTGCGTCGGGAAGAGAGGAGTCTTCCCTGGCCGTTGGCATCCTCCCAGTGCTCCCTCAGTGTGGGCTCCTCCCCCACCAGGGCCGCGCTCGGGGTACGCAGGGaccagaggccaaattttcctcGCAATGAACCATCCCGGGAAAGACGCGCCAG CCAACAGGGTCAAGTTGCCAGAGAGGGTCTGTACAGTCGCCACATGGACAGCCGATCTTTGGGAAGACCCTTAGCAG GTCTGAGGTCAGCCAAAGAGCAAGCACACTTATCGCAGAGGTTGCCGAAACTCCAAAGCAG GCTCCATACACCTCCAACTTTATCTGCGACCGAGGACAATGCCCTTTGCTGGCCGACGTCCCCCGGCCGCCGAAAACTACGCCTAGGAACAGATGCTGAGGTGGCTGATGGGGAAAAGGAACTCCCAGCTCCCAACG ATGAAGCAGCGCTTGTTGTTGAACAGGGACACGTGTCCGTG GTGTCCAGAGGTCCGTTGTCTGAAGACGGTTTATCTAAAATGGAGGAGCGCTGCGAGCTGCAAGGGACAGGAGCGCTGATCATGTTGCTCCCGGCGCTGAGCTTCTCGGAGGACGATCGTAACGAGCAGGACGTAGCTCTGCTCTCGGCCTTGCTTCAGCTCAAACAGTTGCAGCGAGCCAGCACCTGGCACTGCCCGCTGCCTCTTGTCATTCTGGTGCCGGGCCCTGATGGCATCACCTGCAACACTGGCAAACTTGAAGAAG AACTGATGCTGCCTATGCTAGTAAAGGATGGCCTCATATCAGAATATATGTTGTTGTTCATCCCAGAAAGCACAAATGATATGCAAGGATCCAAGAG CTTAGCTGCGCTCTGCGTTGGCTTGTGCCCCGCGCACCTCCACCTATCCCACTTTGCTGCCGCACCCTGGCGCAACTCGTGGAGGCCAACTTGA
- the atat1 gene encoding alpha-tubulin N-acetyltransferase 1 isoform X2, with product MEFPFNVNQLFPERFSILDKSLVVEHASPKRADLQSHIATVIDELGRASAKAQKLTTPVTSATKLQSQHHEVYLMKDGESNGECGVIVGFLKVGYKKLILLDRRGEHTEAEPLCVLDFFVAENLQRHGYGLELFHFMVQVNNFVVFDGFFNNKSVAKLRTIPLKKPDSEIKPYSIVEREAVRREERSLPWPLASSQCSLSVGSSPTRAALGVRRDQRPNFPRNEPSRERRASQQGQVAREGLYSRHMDSRSLGRPLAGLRSAKEQAHLSQRLPKLQSRLHTPPTLSATEDNALCWPTSPGRRKLRLGTDAEVADGEKELPAPNDEAALVVEQGHVSVVSRGPLSEDGLSKMEERCELQGTGALIMLLPALSFSEDDRNEQDVALLSALLQLKQLQRASTWHCPLPLVILVPGPDGITCNTGKLEEELMLPMLVKDGLISEYMLLFIPESTNDMQGSKSLAALCVGLCPAHLHLSHFAAAPWRNSWRPT from the exons ATGGAATTCCCTTTTAATGTTAACCAATTGTTTCCAGAGAGGTTCTCCATTTTGGACAAGAGCCTTGTTGTTGAACATGCGTCTCCGAAAAG AGCAGATCTTCAATCTCACATTGCCACTGTTATTGACGAACTGGGGAGAGCCTCTGcaaag GCCCAAAAGCTAACAACACCTGTCACGAGTGCTACCAAGTTGCAGTCTCAGCATCATGAAGTCTACCTGATGAAGGATGGAGAAAGCAATGG AGAGTGTGGCGTAATTGTGGGATTTCTCAAAGTTGGATACAAGAAGTTAATATTGCTA GACCGCCGAGGTGAGCACACAGAGGCCGAGCCACTGTGCGTTTTGGATTTCTTCGTAGCCGAGAACTTGCAGAGACACGGATACGGGCTGGAGCTGTTTCATTTCATGGTGCAG GTCAATAACTTTGTTGTGTTTGATGGCTTCTTCAACAACAAATCAG TGGCCAAATTAAGAACGATTCCCCTCAAAAAGCCCGACAGCGAGATCAAGCCCTATTCCATCGTGGAGAGAGAAG CGGTGCGTCGGGAAGAGAGGAGTCTTCCCTGGCCGTTGGCATCCTCCCAGTGCTCCCTCAGTGTGGGCTCCTCCCCCACCAGGGCCGCGCTCGGGGTACGCAGGGaccagaggccaaattttcctcGCAATGAACCATCCCGGGAAAGACGCGCCAG CCAACAGGGTCAAGTTGCCAGAGAGGGTCTGTACAGTCGCCACATGGACAGCCGATCTTTGGGAAGACCCTTAGCAG GTCTGAGGTCAGCCAAAGAGCAAGCACACTTATCGCAGAGGTTGCCGAAACTCCAAAGCAG GCTCCATACACCTCCAACTTTATCTGCGACCGAGGACAATGCCCTTTGCTGGCCGACGTCCCCCGGCCGCCGAAAACTACGCCTAGGAACAGATGCTGAGGTGGCTGATGGGGAAAAGGAACTCCCAGCTCCCAACG ATGAAGCAGCGCTTGTTGTTGAACAGGGACACGTGTCCGTG GTGTCCAGAGGTCCGTTGTCTGAAGACGGTTTATCTAAAATGGAGGAGCGCTGCGAGCTGCAAGGGACAGGAGCGCTGATCATGTTGCTCCCGGCGCTGAGCTTCTCGGAGGACGATCGTAACGAGCAGGACGTAGCTCTGCTCTCGGCCTTGCTTCAGCTCAAACAGTTGCAGCGAGCCAGCACCTGGCACTGCCCGCTGCCTCTTGTCATTCTGGTGCCGGGCCCTGATGGCATCACCTGCAACACTGGCAAACTTGAAGAAG AACTGATGCTGCCTATGCTAGTAAAGGATGGCCTCATATCAGAATATATGTTGTTGTTCATCCCAGAAAGCACAAATGATATGCAAGGATCCAAGAG CTTAGCTGCGCTCTGCGTTGGCTTGTGCCCCGCGCACCTCCACCTATCCCACTTTGCTGCCGCACCCTGGCGCAACTCGTGGAGGCCAACTTGA
- the tnfa gene encoding tumor necrosis factor a (TNF superfamily, member 2), translated as MNDIMGLPPEDLTAVIKAALCNLTVNKPVDTESKKLTRKAAKRGAKLTMAIWAFTLFLAAAAAAAAAATFLIFNMHTKKPAGRDDGSFDIHHTLRQLSQRADAIRAAIHLTGQYNPDFANSVQWMNQVDPSHSQGGLELKDNQIIIPEAGLYFVYSQVSFRVSCRMDDADADAGPATSMVHLTHRVRRWSSSFGDDEYRTILHSVRTACQKTADGDGEQVGGWYSAVYVGAVFNLNRGDRLKTVTEKMLPNLEEEAGKTFFGAFAL; from the exons ATGAATGATATCATGGGACTTCCCCCAGAGGACCTCACGGCTGTTATAAAAGCCGCTCTGTGCAATCTGACAGTCAATAAAC CCGTGGATACAGAATCAAAGAAGTTGACAAGAAAGGCTGCCAAACGTGGCGCAAAGCTTACCATGGCCATTTGGGCTTTCACATTATTCCTTGCTGctgccgcggccgccgccgccgccgccacttttCTCATCTTCAACATGCACACCAAG AAGCCCGCCGGACGAGACGACGGCAGTTTTG ATATTCATCACACTCTGCGTCAACTCTCCCAACGGGCCGACGCCATCAGAGCTGCCATTCACTTAACAG GACAGTACAATCCTGATTTTGCCAACTCGGTGCAATGGATGAATCAGGTGGACCCATCCCACTCGCAAGGAGGTCTGGAGCTCAAGGACAATCAGATTATCATCCCCGAAGCCGGCCTCTACTTTGTTTACAGTCAAGTCTCATTTCGGGTCAGTTGCCGCATGGACGACGCCGACGCCGACgccgggccggccacgtccatggTTCACCTGACGCATCGAGTCCGACGCTGGTCCAGCTCGTTCGGCGACGACGAATACCGGACCATCCTGCACTCGGTCCGGACCGCCTGCCAAAAAACAGCCGACGGCGACGGCGAGCAAGTGGGCGGCTGGTACTCGGCCGTGTACGTGGGAGCCGTCTTCAACCTGAACAGAGGAGACAGGTTGAAGACGGTGACGGAGAAAATGCTGCCAAATCTGGAGGAAGAGGCCGGCAAGACCTTCTTTGGCGCCTTTGCCTTGTGA